The Liolophura sinensis isolate JHLJ2023 chromosome 8, CUHK_Ljap_v2, whole genome shotgun sequence sequence TACCGGCACACACACACGATTGGGGCATACACTTACTGGCACACACACAATTAGGGTATACACTTACTTGCACACACACAATTAGGGTATACACTTACTTGCGCACACTCACAATTGGGACATACACTtactgacacacacacacacacacacacacacacacacacacacacacacacacacacacacacacacacacacacacacaactgggGCATTGTACTTATTGGCACACACACTCGACTAGCGTACACACTTGCAATATTTAATGGCCCAAACACACGATGTGGGTGGGCCGTGACACATAATAATCTACCCAATGTGGGCCGTATGCAATAAAGACCCTGACACGTTGGACATTCGCCGTGTCTTTGGTCGAACGCTCTGGAGCGGTGGTTTCTCCTCATACTTTGACGACTTATCCTTTGCTGTGAACAAGTACACACGGAAACTGGAAGGGTATGGTGTACCCAGTCAGTAAAAAGGGATTGTTCTGACGATAGAAACTTGTGGCCAAGTGCTCCAGTCAGGTTTTATGGAAGCCGACAtaatgtatgtaggtatgtatgtatgtatggtcgGGGTTTTACGTCaagctcaacaatttttcagtcatattatgacgaagtcattaggtttgtgtacatatattgtgtcttcttgtccacacgagtccatgtcgccaaagtgctgccctTACTGAAGTATCaaaccgaagacaccaggcataataccccacccagccacattatactgacaccgggacaaccagtcatatttcgttgctctaaactctcagtgttgagcgtgaagcgaagcagcaacaagtaccattcttatagtctttggtataacccgaccCGGATTTGAGCTCGATTTTctgacttcgaggtggacgctctaaccctAAGGCTACCGCAGCGATAAGGAAGACGACAGAGGATATTTCCCTACCTCGCTGTACGGTTCTCTATCAGTTTCATACTTATGTCCATATATGTCAACCACATGATAGCCTGTTATTATAACAAATTAAACGTAATTAAAATATAAGGCTCATTTGGTTTCGTTATCAAAAGGGCTaggctttatatacatgtattcaaatattGTAGAAGAGAATTAATAAAGTCAAGACATAAAACTGAGCTTTCGGTTTTACGTGTGTGTTTCCGTACACCTGGAACTTCTTTTCTGTGCATATGGACCATTGTAGTGTGTGTCACTTCATCAGCTCACCATGAGACATTTTAGCTTTTATCGCTGGCTGCATCCACAGATGAACAAGATTAGGGTCACTCTATATTACTGTGTTACTAATGTATTCCGTAATTATAAATGTATGGTGCATTATCTACCATTGTACCGATTTGAATATTGAAACACGAGAAGGGCATTTTATTCAATTTGTACAAGTGAACGCTCACCACCACTGAGCCTAGCCTCTAATCTCAAACCCTATCAGCCTGTTGAGAACCGACCCCTGAGACAATTTATGGAAAAAATGTCGAACCATGATGAGCCGTGAAATTTTACGCTATTCTCTTCAAAATAGGGCCTACAAGAGGGCTGTGAATGTTTCATTTTGACAACAGTGGTGGACCGTTCACTAAGTCCACAACTATGTGCATCCCCCGAAAATGACATCTAATAAATGAAGAGcaggaaaactgaaaactggGTGGAACTGTTGACTGTGGTTTGTATGCAGGTCTCATCCATCATGGCGGCGCCTCgttttgacagaaaattacCGAATGTGGATTTTCCGCCGTGAAAATCTTCCATAAATTTGACTGGGCTTTGTCGCAGGTAGCTTTGAGCAGTCGTTGTCATTATTTTGTGGCTATTGTGTCAAGAccattaatttcttttcatcAAGATAGTTGCTAATTACAATTAGCAGAAATCGAATAATAAAGTTAAAAGTTCTATATTCTTCTATTATCCGCTTATTACACTTCAACACTTTCGTGAAATATAATTAACTGTAGAACTATAATGACACAAAATAATTCAACCAATGGTAAATGTTTCCTATCTAGAACTGTACTGAGGCAATAATGTACTATAATAATGATCTGCATAATATCTTTTGATTTATACCttcataaagatttatttatttttatttatttcattagtgttttacgccgtactcaagaatatttcacttatacgacggcggccagcattatggtggggggaaaccgggcagggcctgggggaaacccacctccatcagcaggttgctgacagaccttctcacgaacggccggagagggagcaagcatgagctagacttgaactcactgcgaccgcgttggtgagaggctcctcggtcattatgctgagctagcgcgctaaacaactgagccacagatgTCCCCTCCTTCACAAAgaatacactgtaatgtgtggGTGTCAACCTTTGATATAGCTCCTGGGAGTATTTGTAGTACTCTAAGCACAAttagtaaatatatgtatatataggcaaTTGGCATTTCGTCCCAACAGGTAAATAGCCACATGGTCACAACGGGTAGTCAGGCGATAAATATGGCTCTACTCAGTGTAGCCATATACAAATAGATGTATGGAcaaacgagtgagtgagtgagtgcttgtggttttaacgtcgtgcttaacaatttttcagtcatatgacgacgaaggaatccttcgagtgcatgtaatgtgcctccttgttgcaggacggatttccaccgctcttttatctagtgctgcttcactgaaacgacttaccgaaggcaagtaagccgccccgccagagccaatatactgatatgggtcaaccagttgttgcactatcccctttatgctgaatgccaagcgaggaagttacaacttcgttTTTTAAAgccttgggtgtgactcgacccaggattgaccctggatgtaccggtcccgaagcggacgctctacctgtgctatcggggccggtccatGGACAAATGAAAATAGTTTCTAGAAAAACACTTGAATTCATTTTCTTCGAGGCAAATCCAGCACCTTATTCAAATAGGCAATCAGGAAATTCTCCATTAACGGAAATAGCATACACAGTGCTTGAAAAAGGAACATGGATGAAAAAATTTATGCATCAAAATAGTCGCTGTGGAATTAGCAATTCTGTGCATTATTGCTGTTAACGGCAATGCATAAGGTTCGGCATTCCGCGGCCTACCACGGAACAACAGGACACATGTTAAACTTTCTCCTGGGATGGTACCAACGAACGGCCTTGATGGCCAGTCCTTTAACGTCTCTCAAACACAGATGCAACTACCGGGGTTACTGTTTCCTGTAACCGCATCCAACCACCTACGAAAATAAAGGTTTCATAAGGGATGACATCTGGAAAACAAGTTGACTGTGGCCATCAACTTGTTTTCCATGGAAAGTTGCTCCGTTGTCCTTCAGCACAGTATGTGTGTAAATACACATAAAGGAGCGACAATCAATTTTGACGCTGGTTAACTGATCACCGATCTCCATGGCATCGAATTCACGTTCTGTATAAATCACTAAGGGTTTTATAGACGCATAAATATTTTACCTGCTTTAGAATGTTTGCATATTGATGCTAAATCTCTGTTTATACATAAACTTGAAGTAAAATTGCAGATGATGGTTTTTACTGGGTTTGTCGTAATTGGCTATGTCACACAGTATATAACTAAGACTACGTGTTAAATGGCCGTACTTCGCAGGTTAATCATGTCACTGTTAATCGTTGACTATAGCAGTTGTTTGCTAAGTATCCGAATGTCATCggttatatatatgtgttactCTTTGTCTAACTTGACCGGTTGTGTGCTAATTTAATGATGGTACTTCACTAGTTATAAATGTAATGTTACTCGTTGTGTGACTGGTTTTAACTGATCCTTGTATGTCGTCTGTGTGATGACAGTAGTCTCACTTGTGGCTGATCTGGTATCAACCACTTTGCATTAGATTGTCTGTCATAAAACGTGTTATCTAGCTACCAGACCAATTTTACTGAAAAAGTCTTTGATCAACAGTATAAACTCGCCGCGTTTAACACACAGCCAAGGAAGATCGTCTAAGTTAGTAAAGGTAAACACATATCAATTGTCGCCTTATACTCCATGGCCTTTATCCATTTTACACAGACGATGAGGTATAATTCGTTGTACAGGTACCTATCTGGATACTTAAATGTAGTTTCAGGCGAAAACCAACACGAAAGTGTCATGGATGTCAAGCTCATTTATATTTCCCGATGTTTTACAGCCTTGATAAATGTGAATAATTTACACAGCTATAAAGCTTTCTTCTTTCAGAACAAATATCAGAAGTTGGTTTGTCCCGAGAGTTTGATTGCCCTCCATCAATACTGTGTTGACATTTTCAACAACACTCGGGGCTGAGTCAATTATCAGCTAGTGACACAAGAACAACTGCACAACCTGACGACGCCTGTCTGGGATGTTTGAAAATCTTACTCAGGAGTATTTAACTCAGAGAATGTCGATTTGCTTCGTGAACTAGTTCCCTCGTACCGATATTTGAGCATGACAACCTGTTACACAGATTTATACCGGCAAATCAGACACAGATCCATCCCAGCATTCTTGTAAACAGGATTCAGGTCTGAGTTCAGGATCGTACTGGATGAGCCGTTAGCTCCTGAAATCGTAGAGCGAAGGCTGTTGAATCTGTACAACATGATCTAGACTTCCGACGAGGCGGTGTGGATCGTGGATGACTTTGATGACCAACACAGCGGTAGAAACAGTTCCTTGACTTGAAACGTTCCATTCGTCTCGGAAGACAACAGAAGCGTCAGCGCCCAAGAGATTTGGTGAGGATTATCACCGAGAATCCGGCCTTAACATTACCATGTCGAGATTACCACGATGCAACCGAATCCGACTTGATCGACGTGAGTGCACGATAGATGGCGTCTTTCAGGGCATTCGACATTCGCAGAGTATCTAATCGTCAATCAGAGTGTGCAAATCTGTGTACAGTCCTCAGGGTAGTATAAGGCTAACGACATAGACTCTCCGAAAATCAGCGTTAAAAGTTCAATTGGTAGAATCGAACATTGGCTAACTTTGAAGGGTCTAGCACTCTCTTGGCCGTGGCTTTGAGGTTACCATGTATCATATGACTGCTTCGATCTCAATGAATATTGTgtattattatacctcatagggAAATTCTCGGTTTCCATTGGTCGAtagacggtcacatgatattccgcaaaaaAGATGTACCACGATCACGCGCGCCAAGGAATGCAACGTGAGGTTTACAAAGTATTATCCACGTTGACGAGGAAATATCCTGCGATCTCGTGCTACTATCCAACgatcacgtgcgtttattcCACATCAGTCATCTCTCTTTGAGAGCTCTCTGGCGTAAAGTTCTTCAGTAAACAACCGGACGGTGGTTTTAGCTCCATTATTCTGTAAGACCGGTCGGGTCGgaagtcacgtgaccaccctttcgtatcgaaaacaaaatggcagccCAATGTTACAGCACTGGTGAAAAGGCCACATTTTGCTacttcgctagcgaccagtTAGGCCCAgttatacaaaataacatcacgatAGCTCTACAGAAATATTCACACTATttagaaaatatacaaatccTACGGATACAAGATCACGATTAAAAAAATACCGATTTTCTTTACCCACGCCATTTGTTACTATGGAGATCACGAGGTCTCCGGCTTCCAATCCGTCTAACAGAATCGACGTACAAATTCGGCGATTTAAAGTACTGTttttttcggtataataaaacatatggtgcatgctgtgggGTGTGACAGCAGGAATTGTCAACTCTTGGCAAGTTATAGTCGCCCGAGGTGAATATAACTTGTCGAggtgacaattcctgatgtctcACTCCacaacatgcactatctgtatattgTCACGAAATGTACTTTTTATCTCGACCCAGCAAGGAGTGATGTGTTTTTATACAGCGTGAAAATGACTTGTTTTGGGGGAAATTTCCCCGTTGGCATAGTCCTGTTCGCCAGCCTGCCCTTTTTCGCTCGCTTTCACCATTTTCTTTCCTAACTTACATCCTATTGTTGTCACACATAATAATATAGCCACTGTTTTCGGACATACGAGAACGGAGGCCAGTGGCATTGATACTAAACATGGGTTATTACCCTATcattatttctgaaatgtatgtatttatttatttgattggtgtcttacgccgtactcaagaatatttcacttatacgacaacggccagtcTTATTGTGGTAGAGAACCGGGATGTGGCAGACATTCACCTACGGCGGTAGAGAAAGCCAGCTTGAGTTTTAAGGACTCAGCTTGAGGACTTCCCTTTCGGCGAAAATGGTCTGTACGGTTTATTACTGGTTTGTCGTTTTGTGAATGTGGACCATTCTCCCACGCACACTGACAGGCTACTTTTACAATATCATCCGTAACTGAAGATGCCTTCAATGATAACTCATAAACATAACTCTTCTGTGAGACAAATATGTAAGAAAGCCCGTGTATTATCGGCAACTTTACAAAGCTTTGTGCAacctgtactgtacaggtatttacacaaataaatacacagataaaTACATCGTTTCTTAAATAAATGCACCATATATGAATAAAAAGGATCATATTTAATCATAAAACAGATATTACAGATATTACAGAAGACAAAACTaaatatggagaaaaaaataagacaCTTGTCATATAATTCTGATCATTAGATCACTTTTTATGAAAGAAGCCATTTTAATGAAAAGTTTCAGCCTTCCTACACGCCATAGTAATCTGTAATCATTAACAGCACATCTGTTAAACTGCACCTAACTTGCTGCTTGAGGCGTTTCAATCATAAATCCTAAAGTTTCAGCAACTCTTGAAGAAAGTtgaagaataaagaaaaaatccGAAAACCACCTGTCAAACTTCGGTAAGAAGTAATTCCAGTAGAACTACAACTCAAAACATTCTTCCGTAAATGCACTACCTCTAGTACACCATACAGCCATCAATATAGTGTAATACTCCATGAAACACACAAACACCGTGTTTCTAAGAATTTTCATTAGTCTTTTCACCCTGGTAAAGACCATTTTACTTGGACGACACCAGGGAGGTTCAATGGTGGATAAAATCAGACACAATCAAACCAGACCAAGGGTAAGTCAAACTTCTGGACAAAATCGCTGCAAAGCTAAATGCAGATGGTGTTTGAACACATCGTCTGATAGATTAGGGTTTTCTTAATTCAACCTGACCTATTTCACAGATGATGTCAAgtttattttcactgaaatttaatgccatactcaggaattctTCACTTACATGAGGGCAGCCAGTGTTGAAGTGCTAACCAGCAACTATTGATGAGTTATCTCTCTCAGATatgccatactggtggaaggcaagttgCCTCCAGTGAAactcatgcaagaccacactgGAGAGAACAAATGAGCATATAACCCATGAACTATCACATAAATATACTGACATCATAtcttttattaatttcataaaCAACACACGTTTGTTATCATCACACAGTTTGTGTAAAGTATTATTTCTATGAAAACCAACTCTCATTTTATCGTTTTTTGCTAACACTGGACTTGGACTTTACAGCCTTTTTTGGCCCTGAGAAAAAATTGGTGAACATTTCAGACATGTCTGGCAAATTGTTTCCTCTTGCATTCAACGCAGTCATCTGGGCTTCCATCTCCTGGAAAGGGAGAAAATATCTACTGTCAACACATGATTAATCAACTGTGAAGTTTCTGCCACTACTGGTAAGCGCCAGGTCAATGAAATTCACAAGCTGTGATTATCATCTGAGAGCAATCATTTGCCATTGCTGATATAACCTGTTACCTTcactaagtacaaaactgaacgTTCCACAACCCAATAATTCTGTATACAGTAGTTTCATATAACTATTTTGCACTCCATATTTCTGCATATTATTATTAAAGCCATCCACAGGagtaataaaatgctgaaatattgttttctgttaGCTTTCCCATGGAGCTCGGTATCATCACCATAACTTTTAGTACAGTTTTGTGGATTCATGTGCTAATAATGATAATCCCCCCAAAAATTCTCGCTCACAGCTGACAAACAGTAacaaaggggaggtaactccataCAGGCTATTTTCCCGCTTAATTGGCAACATTTAAAGCAGCCTTAGCTTCTACATTACAGAAAGGATTAATGTGCAAAGTCAGGATATCAAGTAGCTATGGATACGATATTATACTCTACTGTTGACGCAAGCTTTTATATACTTTTAGAATTTGTAACTTTGTTAAATGATACTGATAAGCTTACCTTTTTCGTTTCTGGGTCTGAGGGGTTCATTAGTTTAGGGACCAGCATCACCAAGAACAATGGCagcaccatcatcatcatctgacAAGAAAAAACATCCCGAACTAATACATATTCTTATGGAGGTCACCGTCACAAGAAGATTATATTTATACTATGGTCATAGTGTAATTACAAGACAACAGGTCTTCACAGCTCAAAGCTAAATGTGTATTATGTAACATTTCATACTAACCCATATTTGctctttaaacaaaatgtaagaGACCCCAGATTCTTCTCCAATTCCGAGACCAAACTCCTTACTTAGATGTCATCAAGCACAGTACTCTATTTTACTGGCCAATATTCTTACCATAGGGCTAAATAACAGATCCTTCATTCTGAACTGTTCTCTAGCTTGGAAATAGTTGGCTTTGCCCCGTTCTCTGAACTCCAGCGGGTAAGGCATACTTTTAACAGATGAAGGCTGCAGGTTATTCACACGCCGTGCTCTTATTTTCCCCTTTGAAGTAATGTCAACTCGTGATGGTTCGAAAACATAGGTAGGATTGGAGACTTCTATGAGGTAAGAACCAGATGGCACATTTACAGAAAAACTGCCATCACTCCTGTAAGAAGTAAAAGTACAGTTAAAAGTAGAAGAACCAGTGCAAACGATCAGATATCAAGGTTTTTGCAAAGTGCAATTAACGAGTACCTCACTCACAGTGGGACATCAATAAAGCTACAAGCACATCACTCACACTGGGACATCAATAAAGCTACAAGCACCTCCCCCACACTGGGACATCAATAAAGCTACAAGCACCTCACTCACAATGGGACTTCAATAAAGCTACAAGCACCTCACTCACATTGGGACTTCAATAAAGCTACAAGCACCTCACTCACATTGGGACTTCAATAAAGCTACAAGCACCTCACTCACAATGGGACTTCAATAAAGCTACAAGCACCTCACTCACATTGGGACTTCAATAAAGCTACAAGCACCTCACCCACACTGGGACATCAATAAAGCTACAAGCACCTCACTCACAATGGGACTTCAATAAAGCTACAAGCACCTCACTCACATTGGGACTTCAATAAAGCTACAAGCACCTCACTCACATTGGGACTTCAATAAAGCTACAAGCACCTCACTCACAATGGGGACATCAATAAAGCTACAAGCACCTCGCTCACACTGGGACATCAATAAAGCTACAAGCACCTCGCTCACACTGGGACATCAATAAAACTACAAGCACCTCACTCACACTGGGACATCAATAAAGCTACAAGTACCTCACTCACACTGGGACATCAATAAAGCTGCATTTGCTTAGCAAATATTACATGaataaattataacatttaaatatcCACATGTTACAGCAAATGGcatgaatgaaaataataaatatccaCATGCTACAACAAATGACATGAATGAAGATGATAAATATCCACGTTACAGCAAATGGTATGAATGAAGATGATAAGATTGTATACCGTAGTTTACTGGTTGTCCAGTCTACATAGAGAAAGGCACTTTGACCCTCTATCAGCTACATctcctttatttattcatttatttgattgtggttttatgctgtacaaaagaatatttcaattacacaatttcaccagcattatagtttgataaaaccgagcagagcctggggggaaactcacaaaccatcctcaggttgcttgcagactttcccacatatgactggaaaggaagccaaaaTGAGGTGGACAAAGTCAAAGTGGttacattagtgagaggctcctgtgtcattgtgctttgcTGTCAGATCATGAAAATTACAGCTTATGAAATGACATCAATATCGGTACAAATGACCAGGTTCAATACAGAGTGGTCTGAGTATGAAATAACCAGATACCTTTCATTCCAAAGCCTTTAGCCTTTGTCT is a genomic window containing:
- the LOC135473683 gene encoding LOW QUALITY PROTEIN: endoplasmic reticulum membrane protein complex subunit 7-like (The sequence of the model RefSeq protein was modified relative to this genomic sequence to represent the inferred CDS: inserted 1 base in 1 codon); translated protein: MRKMVASLDFISSLFILWIGQCCAEQIDTVASTFRIXGKVEVLSARDKEWMTNTRILVDGGEYLGFLRSDGSFSVNVPSGSYLIEVSNPTYVFEPSRVDITSKGKIRARRVNNLQPSSVKSMPYPLEFRERGKANYFQAREQFRMKDLLFSPMMMMMVLPLFLVMLVPKLMNPSDPETKKEMEAQMTALNARGNNLPDMSEMFTNFFSGPKKAVKSKSSVSKKR